Proteins from one Tsuneonella aeria genomic window:
- the rplQ gene encoding 50S ribosomal protein L17 yields the protein MKHGIKGRKLQRKSGHRAALLRNLAAALIKHEQIMTTTPKAKELRPYVEKLITLAKRGGLSNRRLAMGRLGDDVQLRKLFDVLAERYAGREGGYTRIIKAGIRQSDAAPIAIIELVDRDVEAKGQDSGPVMNHDEDEYEAAA from the coding sequence ATGAAGCATGGCATCAAGGGCCGCAAGCTGCAGCGCAAGAGTGGCCACCGCGCCGCGTTGCTGCGCAACCTGGCGGCAGCGCTCATCAAGCACGAGCAGATCATGACCACGACGCCCAAGGCCAAGGAACTGCGTCCGTATGTCGAAAAGCTGATCACGCTGGCGAAGCGCGGCGGCCTCAGCAACCGGCGCCTGGCGATGGGCCGCCTGGGCGACGACGTGCAGCTGCGCAAGCTGTTCGACGTTCTTGCCGAGCGTTATGCGGGCCGTGAAGGCGGCTACACCCGCATCATCAAGGCGGGCATCCGCCAGAGCGACGCGGCGCCGATCGCGATCATCGAACTCGTGGACCGTGACGTGGAAGCCAAGGGCCAGGACTCCGGTCCGGTGATGAACCATGACGAGGACGAATACGAAGCCGCCGCCTGA
- a CDS encoding DNA-directed RNA polymerase subunit alpha, with protein MAVNTKNWQELKKPNSLDVKDASKGRKATFVAEPLERGFGLTLGNALRRVLLSSLQGAAITSIKIENVLHEFSSLAGVREDVTDIVLNVKQIALRMEGEGPKRLQLAATGPGEVKAGDIAVSGDIEIMNKDLVICHLDEGANLNMELTADTGKGYVPAVGNRPVDAPIGLIPIDSLYSPVRQVSYKVENARVGQELDFDKLSLTIETDGTVTPEDAVAYAARILQDQLALFVHFEDGIPQSSSPMIGLAAQPEESDANQLNRYLLKKVDELELSVRSANCLKNDNIIYIGDLVQKTEAEMLRTPNFGRKSLNEIKEVLSSMGLRLGMDIPGWPPENIEEMAKKLEQELLG; from the coding sequence ATGGCCGTCAACACCAAGAACTGGCAGGAACTCAAGAAGCCCAACAGCCTCGACGTGAAGGACGCCTCGAAGGGCCGCAAGGCAACCTTCGTGGCGGAGCCGCTCGAGCGCGGCTTCGGCCTGACTCTCGGCAACGCACTGCGCCGCGTTCTGCTGTCGAGCCTCCAGGGTGCCGCCATCACCTCGATCAAGATCGAAAACGTGCTGCACGAATTCTCGTCGCTGGCCGGCGTTCGCGAAGACGTGACCGACATCGTGCTGAACGTGAAGCAGATCGCGCTGCGCATGGAAGGCGAGGGCCCTAAGCGCCTGCAGCTTGCCGCCACCGGCCCGGGCGAGGTCAAGGCGGGTGACATCGCGGTCTCCGGCGATATCGAGATCATGAACAAGGATCTCGTGATCTGCCACCTCGACGAAGGCGCCAACCTCAACATGGAACTGACCGCCGACACCGGCAAGGGTTACGTTCCGGCCGTGGGCAACCGGCCGGTCGACGCGCCGATCGGCCTGATCCCGATCGACAGCCTGTACTCGCCCGTCCGCCAGGTGAGCTACAAGGTCGAGAACGCGCGCGTCGGGCAGGAACTCGACTTCGACAAGCTGAGCTTGACGATCGAGACCGACGGAACGGTGACCCCGGAAGACGCGGTGGCCTATGCCGCCCGCATCCTGCAGGACCAGCTTGCGCTGTTCGTCCACTTCGAAGACGGCATTCCGCAGTCGTCGAGCCCGATGATCGGCCTTGCCGCGCAACCGGAAGAGAGCGACGCGAACCAGCTCAACCGCTACCTTCTCAAGAAGGTCGACGAGCTCGAACTGTCGGTCCGTTCGGCAAACTGCCTCAAGAACGACAACATCATCTACATTGGCGATCTGGTCCAGAAGACCGAGGCCGAGATGCTCCGCACGCCGAACTTCGGCCGCAAGAGCCTCAACGAGATCAAGGAAGTCTTGAGCTCGATGGGCCTGCGCCTCGGCATGGACATCCCCGGCTGGCCGCCGGAAAACATCGAGGAAATGGCCAAGAAGCTGGAGCAGGAACTGCTCGGCTGA
- the rpsK gene encoding 30S ribosomal protein S11, giving the protein MAREPQRIRRRERKNITSGVAHINASFNNTMITITDAQGNAISWSSAGMMGFKGSRKSTPYAAQVAADDAGKKAAEHGVRTLEVEVKGPGSGRESALRGLAAIGFTITSIRDVTPIPHNGVRPSKRRRV; this is encoded by the coding sequence ATGGCTCGTGAACCTCAGCGCATCCGCAGGCGGGAGCGCAAGAACATCACCAGCGGCGTTGCGCACATCAATGCCAGCTTCAACAACACCATGATCACCATCACCGATGCACAGGGCAACGCGATCAGCTGGTCTTCGGCCGGCATGATGGGGTTCAAGGGCAGCCGCAAGTCGACGCCTTATGCCGCCCAGGTTGCCGCCGACGATGCCGGCAAGAAGGCGGCCGAGCACGGCGTCCGCACGCTGGAGGTTGAGGTCAAGGGGCCCGGGTCGGGCCGTGAAAGCGCGCTGCGCGGCCTTGCGGCGATCGGGTTCACGATCACCTCTATCCGCGACGTGACGCCGATCCCGCACAACGGTGTGCGCCCGTCCAAGCGTCGCCGCGTCTGA
- the rpsM gene encoding 30S ribosomal protein S13 encodes MARIAGVNLPTNKRVIIALTYIHGIGPTTAVKIADKLGIDHSRRVQDLSDAEVLQIRETIDADHSVEGDLRRETAMNIKRLMDLASYRGLRHRKGLPVRGQRTHTNARTRKGKAKPIAGKKK; translated from the coding sequence GTGGCTCGTATTGCCGGGGTAAACCTCCCCACCAACAAGCGCGTGATCATCGCGCTCACCTACATCCATGGTATCGGTCCGACCACGGCGGTGAAGATCGCCGACAAGCTGGGCATCGATCACAGCCGCCGCGTGCAGGACCTGTCCGACGCCGAAGTGCTGCAGATCCGTGAAACCATCGACGCCGATCATTCGGTCGAAGGCGATCTTCGCCGCGAAACCGCGATGAACATCAAGCGCCTGATGGATCTGGCCAGCTATCGCGGCCTGCGTCACCGCAAGGGCCTGCCGGTTCGCGGCCAGCGCACTCACACCAACGCCCGGACCCGCAAGGGCAAGGCCAAGCCGATCGCAGGCAAGAAGAAGTAA
- a CDS encoding SRPBCC family protein produces MGRLKILLAALAAGIVAVPASAEVTQTSPGHFVSRNTASTTADSTTVWRTLIEPAAWWEDAHTWSGSAANLSIAPQGGGCFCERLSAQERRLDGSVQHMTVVMAQPMKLLRMTGALGPLQGEPVNGVLTVTIEPRESGGTALVWEYAVAGHFRFPVDSLARSVDAVMGVQLGRLVAAANSEGEREEEGGDSGLASTRPLADQGDP; encoded by the coding sequence ATGGGCAGACTGAAAATCCTGCTTGCGGCTCTGGCGGCGGGCATCGTTGCTGTGCCTGCTTCGGCCGAAGTCACGCAGACATCGCCCGGCCACTTCGTCTCGCGTAACACGGCGTCGACCACCGCCGATTCCACCACCGTCTGGCGCACGCTGATCGAGCCGGCGGCCTGGTGGGAGGACGCACACACCTGGTCGGGGAGCGCAGCGAACCTTTCCATTGCGCCCCAGGGCGGCGGCTGCTTCTGCGAACGGCTGTCCGCGCAGGAGCGGCGGCTCGACGGCAGCGTGCAGCACATGACTGTGGTGATGGCGCAGCCGATGAAGCTCCTGCGCATGACGGGTGCGCTGGGGCCGCTCCAGGGCGAGCCGGTCAACGGTGTCCTGACCGTGACGATCGAACCGCGCGAAAGCGGCGGAACCGCGCTGGTCTGGGAATATGCGGTCGCCGGGCACTTCCGGTTTCCGGTCGATTCCCTCGCCAGATCGGTGGACGCGGTGATGGGGGTGCAACTGGGTCGACTCGTCGCAGCGGCGAACAGCGAGGGTGAGCGCGAGGAGGAGGGCGGGGACAGCGGCCTAGCGTCAACACGCCCGCTTGCGGACCAGGGCGATCCGTAA
- a CDS encoding adenylate kinase, which produces MNIILLGPPGAGKGTQAQRLVERHGMRQLSTGDMLRAAVKAGTPVGLEAKAVMERGELVSDEIVSRLIDAELTAMADETGAIFDGYPRTEAQASALDAILAAHGRTLDHVIELDVDEDALVERITGRFTCAVCGEGYHDIHKRPRLAGTCDKCGSSEFKRRPDDNEGTVRTRMAEYRAKTAPILPIYEARNIVRRIDGMADIDIVSEAIERVLAS; this is translated from the coding sequence GTGAACATTATCCTGTTGGGCCCCCCGGGGGCGGGCAAGGGCACGCAAGCGCAGCGACTGGTCGAGCGTCACGGGATGCGGCAGCTCTCCACCGGTGACATGCTGCGTGCGGCGGTAAAGGCGGGGACCCCCGTCGGCCTGGAAGCGAAAGCGGTGATGGAGCGCGGGGAGCTCGTCTCTGACGAGATCGTCTCACGCCTCATCGATGCCGAGCTTACCGCGATGGCTGATGAGACCGGCGCCATCTTCGACGGATATCCGCGAACCGAAGCCCAGGCCTCCGCGCTCGACGCCATTCTCGCCGCGCATGGCCGGACGCTCGATCACGTGATCGAACTCGACGTGGACGAAGACGCACTTGTGGAACGCATCACCGGGCGCTTCACCTGCGCGGTCTGCGGCGAAGGATACCACGACATCCACAAGAGGCCGCGCCTGGCGGGAACGTGCGACAAGTGCGGCAGCTCCGAATTCAAGCGCCGGCCTGACGACAACGAAGGCACCGTGCGCACCCGCATGGCCGAATATCGCGCCAAGACGGCGCCGATCCTTCCGATCTACGAGGCGCGCAATATCGTCCGGCGTATCGACGGAATGGCCGACATCGACATCGTGAGCGAGGCGATCGAGCGGGTTCTCGCCAGTTAG
- the secY gene encoding preprotein translocase subunit SecY, translated as MASRADNIASTLSLANFSKATELKNRIWFTIGALIIFRFLSFVPLPGVNPLVLETLYEQTRGGILDLFNTFSGGSLERMSLIALGVMPYITASIVIQLAASLHPALAALKKEGASGRQKLNQYTRYGTVFLCAVQGWFLAQGLESYGAQSGLQAVVIPGLLFKITAVISLVGGTMFLLWLGEQITSRGIGNGVSLIIMAGIVAQFPSFGANLFEGGRSGSISAFVIVGFVVMIVGLILFISFMERAQRRLLIQYPKRASQRGMMQADRSHLPLKLNTSGVIPPIFASSLLLLPLTISQFAGQGIDPNSTTGGIINTLNFYLQHGQPLYLLLYAIGIVFFCFFYTAVVFNPEETADNLKKNGGFIPGIRPGKRTQDYLDYVLTRITVIGAAYLTLVCVLPEYMIAQTGIPLFLGGTSLLIVVNVTVDTISQIQSHLLAHQYGDLIKKAKLKGRLR; from the coding sequence ATGGCATCACGCGCCGACAACATCGCGAGCACTCTGAGCCTCGCGAACTTTTCCAAGGCAACCGAACTCAAGAACCGCATCTGGTTCACGATCGGCGCCCTGATCATCTTCCGCTTCCTGAGCTTCGTGCCGCTTCCGGGCGTCAATCCGCTAGTGCTGGAGACGCTGTACGAGCAGACGCGCGGGGGCATCCTCGATCTGTTCAATACGTTCTCGGGCGGCAGCCTTGAGCGCATGAGCCTCATCGCGCTCGGCGTCATGCCCTACATCACGGCGTCTATCGTCATCCAGCTTGCCGCTTCGCTTCACCCGGCGCTCGCCGCGTTGAAGAAGGAAGGTGCGAGCGGACGGCAGAAGCTCAATCAGTACACCCGGTACGGTACCGTGTTCCTGTGCGCAGTGCAGGGCTGGTTCCTAGCCCAGGGTCTCGAAAGCTACGGGGCGCAGAGCGGGCTCCAGGCCGTCGTCATTCCCGGCCTGCTGTTCAAGATCACCGCCGTGATCAGCCTGGTGGGCGGCACGATGTTCCTCCTGTGGCTGGGTGAGCAGATCACGAGCCGCGGGATCGGCAACGGCGTTTCGCTGATCATCATGGCCGGCATCGTCGCCCAGTTCCCCAGCTTCGGCGCCAACCTGTTCGAAGGGGGGCGTTCGGGCTCCATCAGCGCCTTCGTGATCGTCGGCTTTGTCGTGATGATCGTGGGCCTGATCCTGTTTATCTCTTTCATGGAACGCGCTCAGCGACGCCTGCTGATCCAGTATCCCAAGCGCGCCAGCCAGCGCGGCATGATGCAGGCGGATCGCAGCCACCTGCCGCTGAAGCTCAACACATCGGGTGTCATCCCGCCGATCTTCGCAAGCTCGCTCCTGCTCCTGCCGCTGACCATCAGCCAGTTTGCCGGGCAGGGCATTGACCCCAACAGCACGACCGGCGGGATCATCAACACGCTGAACTTCTACCTTCAGCACGGGCAGCCGTTGTACCTGCTGCTCTATGCCATCGGGATCGTCTTCTTCTGCTTCTTCTACACCGCGGTGGTCTTCAATCCGGAAGAGACGGCCGACAACCTGAAGAAGAATGGCGGGTTCATCCCGGGTATCCGGCCTGGCAAGCGTACACAGGATTACCTGGATTACGTCCTTACGCGGATCACCGTGATCGGCGCGGCCTACCTCACCCTGGTGTGTGTGCTGCCGGAATACATGATCGCGCAGACGGGCATTCCGCTGTTTCTTGGCGGCACCAGCCTGCTGATCGTGGTCAACGTGACGGTGGATACCATCAGCCAGATACAGTCTCACCTGCTGGCCCACCAGTATGGCGACCTCATCAAGAAGGCCAAGTTGAAGGGCCGTCTGCGCTAG
- the rplO gene encoding 50S ribosomal protein L15, with translation MKLNDIRDNEGARHRKMRIGRGIGSGKGKTGGRGQKGQKARSGVAVKGFEGGQMPLHMRLPKRGFNNPNGKDYAEVNLGMIQKFIDSGKLDATGTVDHDVLKSAGLATGGKDGVRLLGKGELSAKVSFRVAGASKGAIEAVEKAGGSVEVIERGQPEHEKKAARAAANKTARNDKAAN, from the coding sequence ATGAAACTGAACGACATCCGCGACAACGAAGGCGCCCGCCACCGCAAGATGCGGATCGGCCGGGGCATCGGTTCGGGCAAGGGCAAGACCGGCGGTCGCGGCCAGAAGGGCCAGAAGGCGCGTTCCGGCGTCGCCGTCAAGGGCTTCGAAGGCGGCCAGATGCCGCTTCACATGCGCCTGCCGAAGCGCGGTTTCAACAACCCGAACGGCAAGGATTACGCCGAGGTCAACCTTGGCATGATCCAGAAGTTCATCGATTCCGGCAAGCTGGACGCCACCGGCACGGTCGATCACGACGTGCTGAAGAGCGCGGGCCTGGCGACGGGCGGCAAGGACGGCGTGCGCCTGCTTGGCAAGGGCGAGCTGAGCGCGAAGGTCAGCTTCCGGGTTGCCGGGGCGTCGAAGGGTGCGATCGAAGCGGTCGAGAAGGCCGGCGGATCCGTCGAAGTCATCGAGCGCGGCCAGCCCGAACACGAGAAGAAGGCTGCGCGCGCGGCCGCCAACAAGACCGCGCGTAACGACAAGGCCGCCAATTAA
- the rpmD gene encoding 50S ribosomal protein L30 yields the protein MAKIKLKQIGSPIRRPESQKKILIGLGLGKMHRVVEVEDSAEVRGAIAKLPHMVEIVD from the coding sequence ATGGCGAAGATCAAACTCAAGCAGATCGGCAGCCCGATCCGCCGCCCCGAAAGCCAGAAGAAGATCCTGATCGGCCTGGGCCTCGGCAAGATGCACCGCGTGGTGGAGGTCGAGGATTCGGCCGAAGTCCGCGGCGCGATCGCCAAGCTGCCGCACATGGTCGAGATCGTCGACTGA
- the rpsE gene encoding 30S ribosomal protein S5 → MMADNENTNEAAAETQNAVVNEQPAIADTPSQAAEAQSAESGDPTQPRGRGGRGGNDRGGRGPGGGNRDGRGGRGRGDRRDNRREEEDDGIIEKLVHINRVSKTVKGGKRFGFAALVVVGDGSGRVGFGHGKAREVPEAITKATASAKKKMIRVPLKEGRTLHHDGKGRFGAGKVNVRSAPAGTGIIAGGPMRAVFESLGVADVVTKSVGTSNPYNMIRATFAALTDQTSPKSVAQRRGKKVADLLGRGGASEAEAEADAAAIVE, encoded by the coding sequence ATGATGGCTGACAACGAAAACACCAACGAAGCCGCTGCCGAAACGCAGAATGCCGTCGTGAACGAGCAGCCGGCGATTGCCGATACTCCTTCGCAGGCTGCCGAGGCGCAGAGCGCCGAAAGTGGCGATCCGACGCAGCCGCGTGGACGCGGCGGACGAGGCGGAAACGATCGCGGCGGCCGCGGCCCCGGCGGCGGCAATCGTGACGGACGCGGTGGCCGCGGGCGCGGCGATCGCCGCGACAACCGCCGCGAGGAAGAAGACGACGGGATCATCGAAAAGCTGGTCCACATCAACCGGGTCTCGAAGACGGTGAAGGGCGGCAAGCGCTTCGGCTTCGCAGCGCTGGTCGTAGTCGGCGACGGCTCGGGCCGCGTGGGCTTCGGTCATGGCAAGGCGCGCGAAGTGCCGGAAGCCATCACCAAGGCGACCGCTTCGGCCAAGAAGAAGATGATCCGCGTTCCGCTGAAGGAAGGCCGCACGCTTCATCACGACGGCAAGGGCCGTTTCGGTGCCGGCAAGGTCAACGTCCGCAGCGCCCCGGCAGGTACCGGCATCATCGCCGGCGGTCCGATGCGCGCAGTGTTCGAAAGCCTAGGCGTCGCCGATGTTGTGACCAAGTCGGTCGGCACTTCGAACCCATACAACATGATCCGCGCCACTTTCGCCGCACTGACTGACCAGACTTCGCCGAAGTCGGTTGCGCAGCGTCGTGGCAAGAAGGTCGCCGACCTGCTGGGTCGTGGCGGCGCGAGCGAGGCCGAGGCAGAAGCCGACGCCGCCGCGATTGTGGAGTAA
- the rplR gene encoding 50S ribosomal protein L18, with translation MAKLSLFERRRRRVRTAIKARAGSRPRLSIHRTGRHIYAQVIDDAQGRTVAAASTLGGKSAGGNVDAAVQVGKDIAEAAKKAGVSAVVFDRGGFLFHGRVKALADAAREGGLEF, from the coding sequence ATGGCCAAGCTTTCCCTCTTCGAGCGCCGCCGCCGCCGCGTGCGCACTGCGATCAAGGCCCGGGCCGGATCGCGGCCCCGCCTGTCGATCCACCGCACCGGGCGCCACATCTATGCGCAAGTCATCGACGACGCGCAGGGGCGCACTGTTGCCGCCGCGAGCACGCTGGGTGGCAAGTCCGCCGGCGGGAATGTCGATGCCGCCGTCCAGGTCGGCAAGGACATCGCGGAAGCTGCCAAGAAGGCCGGCGTCTCCGCTGTCGTCTTCGACCGCGGCGGGTTTCTGTTTCATGGCCGCGTGAAAGCGCTGGCCGACGCCGCCCGCGAAGGCGGGCTGGAGTTCTGA
- the rplF gene encoding 50S ribosomal protein L6, whose protein sequence is MSRIGKRPVAIPSGVTADINDKTLSVKGPKGTLSMGLSDNVTYTVEDGAISIKPANDSKAAKAFWGMQRTLVANLVEGVTDGFTKTLVIKGVGYRAQAQGKTLKLQLGYSHDVDLPVPEGLEVKTPDQTTVEISGIDKQAVGQFAAEIRRWRKPEPYKGKGIAYRGEFIFRKEGKKK, encoded by the coding sequence ATGAGCCGCATCGGCAAGCGTCCGGTGGCGATCCCCAGCGGGGTCACCGCGGACATCAACGACAAGACGCTGTCAGTGAAGGGCCCCAAGGGCACCTTGTCGATGGGTCTGTCCGACAACGTCACCTACACGGTTGAAGACGGCGCGATCTCGATCAAGCCGGCGAACGACAGCAAGGCTGCAAAGGCCTTCTGGGGCATGCAGCGCACGCTCGTTGCCAACCTGGTCGAAGGCGTTACCGACGGTTTCACCAAGACCCTGGTGATCAAGGGTGTCGGCTACCGCGCGCAGGCCCAGGGCAAGACCCTGAAGCTGCAGCTCGGCTACAGCCACGACGTCGACCTGCCTGTGCCCGAAGGGCTCGAGGTGAAGACGCCGGACCAGACGACCGTAGAGATTTCGGGGATCGACAAGCAGGCCGTCGGCCAGTTTGCCGCCGAAATCCGCCGCTGGCGCAAGCCGGAGCCCTACAAGGGCAAGGGCATCGCCTATCGCGGCGAGTTCATCTTCCGCAAGGAAGGAAAGAAGAAGTAA
- the rpsH gene encoding 30S ribosomal protein S8: protein MAMTDPLGDMLTRIRNGQQAKKDSVLTPASKLRANVLEVLQREGYIRGFTEDASGKHPALRIELKYFEGEPAIKHVARVSKPGRRVYSGSKELPTIRNGLGITIVSTPRGVLSDAEARTQNVGGEVLAEVF from the coding sequence ATGGCTATGACCGATCCCCTGGGTGACATGCTCACCCGCATCCGCAACGGGCAGCAGGCGAAGAAGGACTCCGTCCTTACCCCCGCCAGCAAGCTGCGCGCGAATGTCCTCGAAGTGCTTCAGCGTGAAGGCTACATCCGTGGCTTCACCGAAGACGCTTCGGGCAAGCATCCGGCGCTGCGGATCGAACTGAAGTATTTCGAAGGCGAACCGGCGATCAAGCACGTCGCGCGCGTTTCGAAGCCTGGCCGCCGCGTGTATTCGGGTTCCAAGGAACTGCCGACGATCCGCAACGGCCTCGGCATCACCATCGTCTCGACGCCTCGTGGCGTGCTTTCCGACGCGGAAGCCCGTACCCAGAACGTCGGCGGCGAAGTGCTGGCGGAGGTGTTCTGA
- the rpsN gene encoding 30S ribosomal protein S14 — MAKLSSINKNERRKKLVKKYAGKYARLKAIADDESKDDSERLMARLKLAEIPRNANPTRVRNRCSTTGRPRGVYRKFGLNRIEIRNLGNKGLIPGLTKSSW; from the coding sequence ATGGCGAAACTGAGTTCGATCAACAAGAACGAGCGGCGCAAGAAGCTCGTGAAGAAGTATGCGGGCAAGTACGCCCGGCTGAAGGCGATTGCCGACGACGAATCGAAGGACGATTCGGAGCGCCTGATGGCGCGCCTGAAGCTGGCCGAAATCCCGCGCAATGCGAACCCGACCCGGGTGCGCAACCGCTGCTCCACCACCGGCCGCCCGCGCGGCGTGTATCGCAAGTTCGGCCTTAACCGGATCGAGATCAGGAACCTGGGCAACAAGGGCCTGATTCCCGGTCTGACCAAGTCGAGCTGGTGA
- the rplE gene encoding 50S ribosomal protein L5 has protein sequence MADTNAPRLKAKYDAEIAKAMTEKFGYKNALEVPRLEKITLNMGVGEASQDKKKVQTAAEEMALIAGQKPVITKAKKSIAQFKLREGMPIGAKVTLRRERMYEFLDRLVTIAMPRIRDFRGLNPKSFDGRGNYAMGLKEQIIFPEISYDKIEKVRGMDIIITTTAKTDDEARELLRLFGFPFPREDAAEEQQAA, from the coding sequence ATGGCTGATACCAATGCCCCGCGCTTGAAGGCTAAGTACGACGCCGAAATCGCCAAGGCGATGACGGAAAAGTTCGGCTACAAGAACGCGCTGGAAGTGCCGCGGCTCGAAAAGATCACGCTCAACATGGGCGTGGGCGAAGCGAGCCAGGACAAGAAGAAGGTCCAGACGGCTGCCGAGGAAATGGCGCTGATCGCCGGCCAGAAGCCGGTCATCACCAAGGCCAAGAAGTCGATCGCGCAGTTCAAGCTGCGTGAAGGGATGCCGATCGGTGCGAAGGTGACCCTTCGCCGCGAGCGCATGTACGAATTCCTTGATCGCCTGGTGACGATCGCCATGCCCCGCATCCGCGACTTCCGCGGGCTGAACCCGAAGAGCTTCGACGGGCGCGGCAACTATGCGATGGGCCTGAAGGAACAGATCATTTTCCCGGAAATCTCGTACGACAAGATCGAGAAGGTCCGGGGGATGGACATCATCATCACCACCACCGCGAAGACCGACGACGAGGCGCGCGAGCTGCTGCGCCTGTTCGGTTTCCCGTTCCCGCGCGAGGACGCTGCTGAAGAGCAGCAGGCCGCGTGA
- the rplX gene encoding 50S ribosomal protein L24, whose translation MAGAKIKKGDSVVVLSGKDKGRTGTVQSVMPKDGKVVVDGINVIARHRKPSQQNPQGGIDRKPAPMRIAKVALADPKDGKPTRVRFETKDGRKVRVAVKSGETIDG comes from the coding sequence ATGGCCGGCGCCAAGATCAAGAAGGGCGACAGCGTCGTCGTGCTTTCGGGCAAGGACAAGGGCCGCACCGGCACCGTCCAGTCCGTCATGCCGAAGGACGGCAAGGTCGTCGTCGACGGCATCAACGTGATCGCCCGTCACCGCAAGCCGAGCCAGCAGAACCCGCAGGGTGGCATCGACCGCAAGCCGGCCCCGATGCGCATTGCCAAGGTTGCGCTGGCCGATCCCAAGGACGGCAAGCCGACCCGCGTCCGGTTCGAAACCAAGGACGGACGCAAGGTCCGCGTTGCCGTCAAGTCCGGGGAGACCATCGATGGCTGA
- the rplN gene encoding 50S ribosomal protein L14, with product MIQMQSTLDVADNSGAKRVQCIKVLGGSKRRTAGVGDVIVVSVKEAQPRTKVKKGDVHRAVIVRTRKDVRRPDGSVIRFDSNAAVLVNKNEEPIGTRIFGPVVRELRGRGFMKIISLAPEVL from the coding sequence ATGATCCAGATGCAATCCACGCTCGATGTCGCTGACAACAGCGGCGCCAAGCGCGTCCAGTGCATCAAGGTGCTGGGCGGATCGAAGCGTCGGACCGCCGGCGTGGGCGACGTGATCGTCGTCTCCGTCAAGGAGGCGCAGCCGCGCACGAAGGTCAAGAAGGGCGATGTTCACCGCGCCGTGATCGTGCGGACCCGCAAGGATGTTCGCCGTCCCGATGGCAGCGTGATCCGCTTCGACAGCAACGCTGCGGTCCTGGTGAACAAGAACGAGGAGCCGATCGGTACCCGTATTTTCGGGCCGGTGGTGCGCGAACTGCGCGGCCGCGGCTTCATGAAGATCATCTCGCTCGCTCCGGAGGTGTTGTAA
- the rpsQ gene encoding 30S ribosomal protein S17, whose amino-acid sequence MPKRILVGTVVSDKTDKTVTVLVERKVKHPLYGKIIRRSKKYHAHDEANAYHPGDVVRIEETRPISKTKTWTVKDRVQAGGVQAVDADLDVEAAGN is encoded by the coding sequence ATGCCAAAGCGTATCCTGGTCGGGACCGTCGTGTCCGACAAGACCGACAAGACCGTGACCGTGCTGGTCGAGCGCAAGGTTAAGCACCCGCTCTACGGCAAGATCATCCGTCGCTCGAAGAAGTACCATGCCCATGACGAGGCGAACGCCTATCATCCGGGCGACGTCGTGCGGATCGAGGAAACCCGCCCCATCTCCAAGACCAAGACCTGGACCGTGAAGGACCGGGTGCAGGCTGGCGGTGTGCAGGCGGTCGATGCCGATCTCGATGTCGAGGCCGCGGGCAACTGA
- the rpmC gene encoding 50S ribosomal protein L29 yields MAKKPAPTAATGGNAKAADMRARTDDQLAEQMVELKREAFNLRFQAATNQLERPARIREVRRDIARIKTLQGERSRAAEAK; encoded by the coding sequence ATGGCCAAGAAACCAGCCCCCACGGCTGCCACCGGCGGGAACGCGAAGGCCGCCGACATGCGCGCCCGGACGGACGACCAGCTGGCGGAACAGATGGTCGAGCTGAAGCGCGAGGCGTTCAACCTGCGCTTTCAGGCGGCGACCAACCAGCTGGAGCGCCCCGCGCGCATCCGCGAGGTTCGCCGCGACATCGCGCGTATCAAAACGCTGCAGGGCGAGCGTTCTCGCGCTGCCGAAGCGAAGTAA